One Anopheles marshallii chromosome 3, idAnoMarsDA_429_01, whole genome shotgun sequence genomic region harbors:
- the LOC128712420 gene encoding probable DNA-directed RNA polymerases I and III subunit RPAC2, whose protein sequence is MPILAELTGDENTSESSRTFVFENEGHTLGNVLKSIICKYPDVNFCGYTVPHPAENKMHFRIQAAKNVRAIDVLRRGLEDLERVCDHTIDTFEAAIALHQEEA, encoded by the exons ATGCCGATATTAGCTGAG CTTACAGGCGACGAGAATACAAGCGAAAGTTCACGCACATTTGTTTTCGAAAACGAAGGCCACACGTTGGGAAATGTGCTTAAAAGCATCATCTGCAAGTA CCCCGATGTAAACTTTTGCGGCTACACGGTTCCACATCcggcagaaaacaaaatgcatttcCGCATACAGGCTGCCAAGAACGTCCGAGCAATTGATGTCCTGCGACGTGGCCTGGAAGATTTGGAACGCGTATGTGACCATACGATAGATACGTTCGAAGCAGCAATAGCATTGCATCAGGAGGAAGCTTAA
- the LOC128712421 gene encoding uncharacterized protein LOC128712421 — protein sequence MERLNKIIVKKYFTSNEHIKPSDLLTDEEYQIVKNCQLNDLLKTETHPAALDRICEGEKLQTAEFYEQKEKRYKRDVVKLSRKPGKGAGQPRTVRQVVPSHDTQTVTVDDLPSTRNNQPSAQLIATEGVMEPTRSNESHGPPNDPYQLREEIAPIPIVMPLAVLPDDENFGSNDVDGARDFLQLCTGEKLPPMSMRQTMTRDMLLSQLPSIPIVPPLADNFQELDLKSINTPMFKRPLGTSTPLVTGQVAQMGLDGSNLDAQIPLPALPQYLAEEIVGGPTESPTDAVPLDTAVASIPATVAAVPATVAAVPATVAAVSTEVQPGPSRENSGPSCSRVSARPAIVESNSSSELLAAPAPRRRRIQQESSFTERLEPFEMTVSFPKPRRNFDIFSFPYHAIWNKAIQDVQNQLSESYKQHQLRELLVMREVAPEAQRIDSGFQQTPYELTSRPPTMSVTETSNLVAINQIGGKQSNVQSIQQDTLMTPDMVASIHPNELEALGSIDGKLTEVSERFHLKPITDGTSTGQEKTATEQLQPVENVPTVLKESLKDNVVQPVVETDSRPEKKPKRGNRNMKTPVHNENDPMPDVSSVLFNQAQELETIATNEEAVEEMLPIDTMVVDILLTVQGAMNNEEQLGHPLSLQRLRQLLQANSCLSAAKLFKNIILLKQANLLTVESNVDHYICNVSLKLPQVDVSDATLITPV from the exons ATGGAAAGgcttaataaaataatagtaaaaaagTATTTTACAAGTAACGAACACATAAAACCATCAGATCTTCTAACAGATGAAGAATACCAGATCGTGAA GAATTGCCAATTGAACGATTTACTCAAGACCGAAACCCACCCTGCAGCGCTAGATCGGATTTGCGAAGGGGAAAAACTGCAGACGGCTGAATTTTATGAACAGAAAGAGA AAAGATATAAACGGGATGTCGTGAAACTGAGCCGCAAACCTGGGAAGGGTGCTGGACAGCCGCGTACTGTTAGGCAAGTGGTACCTTCTCACGATACACAAACAGTTACTGTTGATGATCTGCCTTCCACCCGCAATAATCAACCTTCGGCTCAGCTTATTGCAACTGAAGGTGTGATGGAACCAACCAGATCAAACGAATCACACGGACCACCGAACGATCCCTATCAGTTGCGCGAAGAAATTGCACCCATACCGATCGTAATGCCATTAGCAGTACTACCAGATGATGAGAACTTTGGTAGTAACGATGTGGATGGGGCGCGGGATTTTTTGCAACTGTGCACCGGCGAGAAGTTGCCACCAATGTCGATGAGACAGACGATGACACGGGACATGTTGCTTTCACAACTGCCGAGCATTCCCATAGTTCCACCGCTTGCGGATAACTTTCAAGAGCTTGACTTGAAAAGCATTAATACGCCCATGTTTAAGAGACCGTTGGGGACCAGCACACCGCTCGTAACGGGTCAAGTTGCTCAAATGGGTCTGGATGGTTCTAATCTAGATGCACAAATTCCACTACCTGCTTTACCGCAATATCTTGCAGAAGAAATAGTTGGCGGGCCAACCGAAAGTCCAACTGATGCCGTTCCTCTGGACACGGCGGTTGCATCGATTCCAGCGACTGTTGCAGCGGTTCCAGCGACTGTTGCAGCGGTTCCAGCGACTGTTGCAGCGGTTTCAACGGAAGTTCAACCAGGACCATCGCGAGAGAATTCTGGACCGTCATGTTCAAGGGTGTCAGCCAGACCAGCAATAGTAGAAAGTAATTCCTCTTCAGAGCTGTTAGCAGCACCTGCACCGCGTCGAAGACGTATCCAGCAAGAGAGCTCGTTTACGGAACGTTTGGAACCGTTCGAAATGACAGTATCATTTCCAAAGCCGAGACGAAATTTCGATATTTTTAGCTTTCCGTATCATGCGATCTGGAACAAAGCGATACAGGACGTCCAGAATCAATTGTCTGAAAGCTACAAGCAGCATCAATTGCGCGAACTACTGGTCATGCGTGAGGTGGCACCAGAAGCGCAGAGAATTGACTCAGGCTTCCAACAAACGCCTTACGAATTGACTAGTCGTCCACCTACAATGAGCGTGACTGAAACATCGAATTTAGTTGCGATCAACCAAATAGGCGGTAAACAGTCAAACGTGCAATCGATTCAGCAAGATACGTTAATGACGCCCGATATGGTAGCGAGCATTCATCCGAATGAACTGGAGGCATTGGGTTCAATTGATGGAAAGTTGACGGAAGTGTCGGAACGTTTCCACTTGAAACCTATTACGGATGGGACG tcCACAGGCCAAGAAAAGACAGCGACTGAACAGCTACAACCTGTAGAAAATGTTCCAACGGTATTGAAGGAATCATTGAAAGATAACGTCGTACAACCGGTAGTCGAAACGGACTCACGACCGGAGAAAAAACCTAAACGAGGAAATCGTAACATGAAAACG CCAGTTCATAACGAAAATGATCCCATGCCGGATGTGAGTTCTGTGCTGTTTAATCAGGCACAGGAGCTCGAAACAATAGCGACCAATGAAGAAGCTGTAGAGGAGATGTTACCAATCGATACAATG GTCGTCGATATATTGCTCACAGTGCAGGGCGCAATGAATAATGAGGAGCAACTCGGACATCCGCTTTCATTGCAACGCTTACGACAGTTATTGCAGGCAAACTCTTGTTTAAGCGCTgcgaaattattcaaaaacattATACTACTGAAGCAGGCCAATCTGTTGACGGTTGAGAGTAACGTTGACCATTACATTTGTAACGTTAGTTTAAAGTTGCCACAGGTGGATGTTTCTGATGCTACCTTAATTACCCCAGTTTGA
- the LOC128713678 gene encoding apoptosis inhibitor 5 homolog isoform X1 — protein sequence MDNSGDRIEKLYKNYEILSDAKEKIGEHEAEYKEILDAVKGSAKEKRLASQFIGKFFKHFPSLADLAIESQLDLCEDEDTQIRRQAIKDLPQLCRDTTEHTPRIGDILAQLLITEDSAELLQVHQSLLTLAKYDAIGTLTGIFSQIVGGEETTRFRSFQFINNKIMKLETQILTKLVEDFIIAEVKKITLDVSSDEFHLCMSILNQTKLSKTLPGHVELVTLAAEQADLESDPGALASDDETVERFIQCATEAMPYFSSQVESTLFVKFMCEKFLRPSVWCLIGAADDQQQTQQRLLKVFAEMTAFCGTLEKASEKVEAIYEVLLEYMPLPPLDADLNETPSFHFSHAECLLYALHTLGKQAADFLTFPDNPAKLKDFRSRLQYLARGTQGYIKKLQEAVKGKSAEEMKSDENQIKVTALKTTSNISTLIRDLFHSPPSFKSVVQLSWVVPKGKKAQQQQQQRLEQKQEDATKTGNKRHATITFDGNGKTAPDTKGPKHGKSGPGSQKMYTPPSGKYSGKLHRNGGGRRSSGGGGGGGNSRRGSYGSAFGGGGGRNNGGKRKY from the exons ATGGACAACTCCGGCGATCGAATAGAAAAGCTGTACAAGAACTATGAAATCTTGAGTGACGCCAAGGAAAAAATCGGCGAG CACGAGGCCGAATATAAGGAAATATTGGATGCGGTGAAGGGTTCGGCGAAGGAAAAGCGTCTTGCGTCCCAGTTCATTGGGAAATTCTTCAAGCATTTTCCCAGCTTGGCGGATCTCGCCATTGAAAGTCAGCTGGATCTATGTGAGGACGAGGATACGCAG ATAAGAAGGCAAGCAATTAAGGATTTGCCACAGCTGTGTCGTGATACAACGGAGCATACGCCTCGAATCGGTGACATTTTGGCCCAATTGCTCATTACCGAAGATTCAGCCGAGTTGCTGCAAGTGCATCAGTCGTTACTTACGTTGGCAAAG TACGATGCAATTGGAACGCTGACTGGAATTTTCAGTCAAATCGTAGGCGGTGAGGAGACGACACGTTTTCGCAGCTTTCAgtttataaacaacaaaataatgaaacttGAGACTCAAATTTTGACGAAACTGGTGGAAGATTTCATTATTGCTGAggttaaaaaaatcacactg GACGTAAGCTCGGACGAGTTTCACCTGTGCATGTCTATCCTGAACCAAACGAAGCTTAGCAAAACTCTACCCGGTCATGTGGAGCTGGTAACACTGGCTGCCGAACAAGCAGATCTGGAAAGCGATCCCGGTGCGCTCGCATCGGACGATGAAACTGTGGAACGTTTTATTCAGTGTGCGACTGAGGCCATGCCGTACTTTTCG TCTCAGGTGGAATCGACTCTATTTGTAAAGTTCATGTGTGAGAAGTTTTTGCGACCGAGCGTATGGTGTTTGATCGGTGCTGCAGATGACCAGCAGCAGACACAACAGCGTTTGCTGAAAGTATTTGCCGAAATGACTGCGTTCTGTGGAACATTGGAGAAAGCTTCCGAGAAAGTGGAAGCTATTTATGAGGTGTTACTG GAATATATGCCATTGCCACCACTTGATGCCGATTTGAACGAAACACCctcgttccatttttcacaTGCCGAATGTCTGCTGTATGCGCTGCACACCCTGGGTAAACAGGCAGCCGATTTTCTCACGTTCCCTGACAATCCAGCAAAGCTGAAAGATTTCCGTTCTCGGCTACAGTATTTGGCGCGGGGTACGCAGGG GTACATCAAGAAACTTCAGGAAGCCGTCAAGGGTAAAAGTGCAGAAGAGATGAAGTCCGACGAGAACCAAATTAAAGTGACTGCACTGAAAACTACTTCTAACATCAGCACTTTGATTCGTGACCTATTTCATTCGCCACCAAGCTTCAAGTCAGTCGTACAGTTGTCCTGGGTTGTACCGAAAGGGAAGAAAGC tcaacagcaacaacaacagcgactAGAACAGAAGCAAGAAGATGCTACCAAGACCGGAAACAAACGGCACGCAACGATCACGTTCGATGGCAATGGCAAAACGGCCCCCGACACCAAAGGGCCAAAGCACGGCAAATCAGGCCCAGGTTCACAGAAAATGTATACCCCACCGTCTGGTAAATATTCCGGCAAGCTGCATCGAAATGGCGGTGGCCGACGTTCaagcggcggtggtggtggcggtggcaatTCTCGCCGTGGCAGTTATGGATCAgctttcggtggtggtggtggccgtAACAATGGAGGAAAAAGGAAGTATTAA
- the LOC128713678 gene encoding apoptosis inhibitor 5 homolog isoform X2 — protein MDNSGDRIEKLYKNYEILSDAKEKIGEHEAEYKEILDAVKGSAKEKRLASQFIGKFFKHFPSLADLAIESQLDLCEDEDTQIRRQAIKDLPQLCRDTTEHTPRIGDILAQLLITEDSAELLQVHQSLLTLAKYDAIGTLTGIFSQIVGGEETTRFRSFQFINNKIMKLETQILTKLVEDFIIAEVKKITLDVSSDEFHLCMSILNQTKLSKTLPGHVELVTLAAEQADLESDPGALASDDETVERFIQCATEAMPYFSSQVESTLFVKFMCEKFLRPSVWCLIGAADDQQQTQQRLLKVFAEMTAFCGTLEKASEKVEAIYEVLLEYMPLPPLDADLNETPSFHFSHAECLLYALHTLGKQAADFLTFPDNPAKLKDFRSRLQYLARGTQGYIKKLQEAVKGKSAEEMKSDENQIKVTALKTTSNISTLIRDLFHSPPSFKSVVQLSWVVPKGKKQQQQRLEQKQEDATKTGNKRHATITFDGNGKTAPDTKGPKHGKSGPGSQKMYTPPSGKYSGKLHRNGGGRRSSGGGGGGGNSRRGSYGSAFGGGGGRNNGGKRKY, from the exons ATGGACAACTCCGGCGATCGAATAGAAAAGCTGTACAAGAACTATGAAATCTTGAGTGACGCCAAGGAAAAAATCGGCGAG CACGAGGCCGAATATAAGGAAATATTGGATGCGGTGAAGGGTTCGGCGAAGGAAAAGCGTCTTGCGTCCCAGTTCATTGGGAAATTCTTCAAGCATTTTCCCAGCTTGGCGGATCTCGCCATTGAAAGTCAGCTGGATCTATGTGAGGACGAGGATACGCAG ATAAGAAGGCAAGCAATTAAGGATTTGCCACAGCTGTGTCGTGATACAACGGAGCATACGCCTCGAATCGGTGACATTTTGGCCCAATTGCTCATTACCGAAGATTCAGCCGAGTTGCTGCAAGTGCATCAGTCGTTACTTACGTTGGCAAAG TACGATGCAATTGGAACGCTGACTGGAATTTTCAGTCAAATCGTAGGCGGTGAGGAGACGACACGTTTTCGCAGCTTTCAgtttataaacaacaaaataatgaaacttGAGACTCAAATTTTGACGAAACTGGTGGAAGATTTCATTATTGCTGAggttaaaaaaatcacactg GACGTAAGCTCGGACGAGTTTCACCTGTGCATGTCTATCCTGAACCAAACGAAGCTTAGCAAAACTCTACCCGGTCATGTGGAGCTGGTAACACTGGCTGCCGAACAAGCAGATCTGGAAAGCGATCCCGGTGCGCTCGCATCGGACGATGAAACTGTGGAACGTTTTATTCAGTGTGCGACTGAGGCCATGCCGTACTTTTCG TCTCAGGTGGAATCGACTCTATTTGTAAAGTTCATGTGTGAGAAGTTTTTGCGACCGAGCGTATGGTGTTTGATCGGTGCTGCAGATGACCAGCAGCAGACACAACAGCGTTTGCTGAAAGTATTTGCCGAAATGACTGCGTTCTGTGGAACATTGGAGAAAGCTTCCGAGAAAGTGGAAGCTATTTATGAGGTGTTACTG GAATATATGCCATTGCCACCACTTGATGCCGATTTGAACGAAACACCctcgttccatttttcacaTGCCGAATGTCTGCTGTATGCGCTGCACACCCTGGGTAAACAGGCAGCCGATTTTCTCACGTTCCCTGACAATCCAGCAAAGCTGAAAGATTTCCGTTCTCGGCTACAGTATTTGGCGCGGGGTACGCAGGG GTACATCAAGAAACTTCAGGAAGCCGTCAAGGGTAAAAGTGCAGAAGAGATGAAGTCCGACGAGAACCAAATTAAAGTGACTGCACTGAAAACTACTTCTAACATCAGCACTTTGATTCGTGACCTATTTCATTCGCCACCAAGCTTCAAGTCAGTCGTACAGTTGTCCTGGGTTGTACCGAAAGGGAAGAAA caacaacaacagcgactAGAACAGAAGCAAGAAGATGCTACCAAGACCGGAAACAAACGGCACGCAACGATCACGTTCGATGGCAATGGCAAAACGGCCCCCGACACCAAAGGGCCAAAGCACGGCAAATCAGGCCCAGGTTCACAGAAAATGTATACCCCACCGTCTGGTAAATATTCCGGCAAGCTGCATCGAAATGGCGGTGGCCGACGTTCaagcggcggtggtggtggcggtggcaatTCTCGCCGTGGCAGTTATGGATCAgctttcggtggtggtggtggccgtAACAATGGAGGAAAAAGGAAGTATTAA